From a region of the Rathayibacter sp. VKM Ac-2804 genome:
- a CDS encoding YcnI family protein has product MTTTRTSTSSFSSRVRLVGGGALVAAGSVALALAAPTAASAHVTAAASSTAAGSYTVVTFSLAHGCEGSPTTGLSITIPEGINSVSPTVNPNWDVVKNEVAIADPVTDSHGNTATERVSDVVYTAKTPLADGYRDTVSLQLQLPEDAAGSTLEFPVLQTCETGSTAWDQPTVEGEAEPELPAPTVAVTAAMEGSGHHDDDGDGDDAVATTASATTATGQGDDVLARVLGVGGLVLGAVGVAFGLASRRRSPKASA; this is encoded by the coding sequence ATGACCACCACCCGAACCTCCACCTCCTCCTTCTCCTCCCGCGTCCGCCTCGTCGGCGGCGGTGCGCTCGTCGCCGCGGGCTCCGTCGCCCTCGCGCTGGCCGCGCCGACCGCCGCGAGCGCGCACGTCACCGCCGCGGCGTCGAGCACGGCCGCCGGCTCGTACACCGTCGTCACCTTCTCGCTCGCCCACGGCTGCGAGGGCTCGCCGACGACCGGCCTCAGCATCACGATCCCCGAGGGGATCAACTCGGTCAGCCCGACCGTGAACCCCAACTGGGACGTCGTGAAGAACGAGGTCGCGATCGCCGACCCGGTGACCGACTCGCACGGCAACACCGCGACCGAGCGCGTCTCCGACGTCGTCTACACCGCCAAGACCCCGCTCGCGGACGGCTACCGCGACACCGTCTCGCTGCAGCTGCAGCTCCCCGAGGACGCGGCCGGCTCGACCCTCGAGTTCCCGGTGCTGCAGACCTGCGAGACCGGCTCGACCGCCTGGGACCAGCCGACCGTCGAGGGCGAGGCGGAGCCGGAGCTCCCCGCGCCGACCGTGGCGGTGACCGCCGCGATGGAGGGCTCCGGCCACCACGACGACGACGGCGACGGTGACGACGCGGTCGCGACGACCGCCTCCGCCACCACCGCCACCGGCCAGGGCGACGACGTGCTCGCGCGCGTCCTCGGTGTCGGCGGACTCGTCCTCGGTGCCGTCGGCGTCGCCTTCGGGCTCGCCTCGCGTCGCCGCAGCCCGAAGGCGTCCGCGTGA
- a CDS encoding HAD family hydrolase produces MPTTPTAALFDIDGTLADTNFLHVEAWSRAFWQADLDVATWRIQRAIGADSSELLALLLDDEVDDATRTLVKGLHAKNYAEASARIALLPGARELIRALAGRGVRVVLATSAPQNELEILLDVLDLGDTVHAVTSGEDVDTAKPSPDLISIALERAGVTTDHAIMVGDATWDVLAAERAGLATIAVQSGGTGEHELREAGAVAVYEDAAAILADLEGGPLASLLR; encoded by the coding sequence ATGCCCACGACTCCGACCGCCGCGCTCTTCGACATCGACGGCACCCTCGCCGACACGAACTTCCTGCACGTCGAGGCCTGGTCGCGCGCGTTCTGGCAGGCGGACCTCGACGTCGCGACCTGGCGGATCCAGCGGGCGATCGGCGCGGACTCGTCGGAGCTGCTCGCTCTGCTCCTGGACGACGAGGTCGACGACGCGACGCGGACCCTGGTGAAGGGCCTGCACGCGAAGAACTACGCGGAGGCGTCCGCCCGGATCGCGCTGCTGCCCGGGGCGCGCGAGCTGATCCGGGCGCTCGCCGGACGCGGGGTCCGCGTCGTGCTCGCGACCTCCGCGCCGCAGAACGAGCTGGAGATCCTGCTCGACGTCCTCGACCTCGGCGACACCGTGCACGCGGTGACGAGCGGCGAGGACGTCGACACCGCGAAGCCGTCGCCCGACCTCATCAGCATCGCCCTCGAGCGGGCCGGCGTCACGACCGACCACGCGATCATGGTCGGCGACGCGACCTGGGACGTCCTCGCCGCCGAGCGGGCCGGCCTGGCGACGATCGCGGTGCAGTCCGGCGGCACCGGCGAGCACGAGCTGCGCGAGGCCGGCGCCGTCGCGGTCTACGAGGACGCCGCGGCGATCCTCGCGGACCTCGAGGGCGGACCGCTGGCGAGCCTCCTGCGCTGA
- a CDS encoding NUDIX domain-containing protein, translated as MTTPDFVLRLREQVGTELLWLTGVTAVIVREDPVRQVLLVRRADTGAWTAVTGIIDPGETVAGTARREALEEAGVEIEVERVVWLHTLPPMEYPNGDRAQYLDHVLRARYVSGEAHVADDESSEVGWFAPDALPPMSAEHRERISRALSDETACAFD; from the coding sequence ATGACGACCCCCGACTTCGTCCTCCGGCTCCGCGAGCAGGTGGGCACCGAGCTGCTCTGGCTCACCGGTGTCACCGCCGTGATCGTCCGCGAGGACCCGGTCCGCCAGGTCCTCCTGGTCCGCCGCGCCGATACCGGTGCATGGACGGCCGTCACCGGCATCATCGATCCCGGCGAGACGGTGGCCGGCACCGCGCGGCGCGAGGCGCTGGAGGAGGCGGGCGTCGAGATCGAGGTCGAGCGCGTCGTCTGGCTGCACACCCTGCCGCCGATGGAGTACCCGAACGGTGACCGCGCGCAGTACCTCGACCACGTGCTGCGGGCGCGCTACGTCTCGGGCGAGGCGCACGTCGCCGACGACGAGTCGAGCGAAGTCGGCTGGTTCGCCCCCGACGCGCTGCCGCCGATGAGCGCGGAGCACCGCGAGCGCATCAGCCGCGCGCTGTCGGACGAGACGGCCTGCGCCTTCGACTGA
- a CDS encoding DUF6578 domain-containing protein has translation MIACSTRLIEVVREGWEMDCCGAPFAVGDRVAWSLLASPARPTGPARYAEEHHQALPDALTVSGVVRGIVDETVLGAVPAIGEGGVLVPDPSQRRLRRLASWDRSTGGATLRVTLEIDADAELPPPCEPPQSTPDTRTPDPEVVAALHALLVRLHDAWRGRIGIRSADRGRKASIVPHTVGAGELHWALGPEHLVVNLGYDRVILPGDLDGVARLEVIADEVARGVVRQDPPITSQGVLLMPARRRRVPTSAW, from the coding sequence GTGATCGCTTGTTCGACGCGCCTGATCGAGGTCGTCCGCGAGGGCTGGGAGATGGACTGCTGCGGCGCGCCGTTCGCGGTCGGGGATCGGGTCGCCTGGTCGCTTCTCGCCTCTCCGGCCCGACCGACGGGTCCGGCCCGCTACGCGGAGGAGCACCACCAGGCTCTGCCCGACGCACTCACGGTGTCCGGGGTCGTGCGCGGGATCGTCGACGAGACCGTGCTCGGCGCGGTCCCGGCGATCGGCGAGGGCGGCGTCCTCGTCCCCGACCCCTCCCAGCGGAGGCTGCGGCGACTCGCGTCCTGGGACCGCTCCACCGGCGGCGCGACCCTCCGCGTCACCCTCGAGATCGACGCGGACGCCGAGCTCCCGCCGCCGTGCGAGCCGCCGCAGTCCACCCCCGACACTCGGACGCCGGACCCGGAGGTCGTCGCCGCTCTGCACGCGCTGCTCGTCCGCCTCCACGACGCGTGGCGCGGCCGGATCGGCATCCGGTCCGCCGACCGCGGCAGGAAGGCGAGCATCGTCCCGCACACCGTGGGCGCCGGCGAACTGCACTGGGCGCTCGGGCCCGAGCACCTCGTGGTGAACCTCGGCTACGACCGCGTGATCCTGCCCGGCGACCTCGACGGCGTCGCTCGGCTCGAGGTGATCGCCGACGAGGTGGCCCGCGGAGTCGTCCGTCAGGACCCGCCGATCACGAGTCAAGGGGTCCTGCTGATGCCCGCGCGCAGGCGTAGGGTTCCCACTTCGGCCTGGTGA
- a CDS encoding GNAT family N-acetyltransferase, with amino-acid sequence MSTGVVVRLERPATAALVPLLATDLPPHARLLVARDGATQQPIGVLALTPGPDDFAELLALEVAPESRRSGVARRLVAAALSYASVQRIRTLRFRVPVQAEAALAAARSLGFTEIDGFGAHVGDDSGVCFARSVR; translated from the coding sequence GTGAGCACCGGGGTCGTCGTCCGGCTCGAGCGGCCCGCGACGGCGGCGCTCGTCCCGCTGCTCGCCACCGACCTTCCGCCGCACGCCCGGCTGCTCGTCGCCCGCGACGGCGCGACGCAGCAGCCGATCGGCGTGCTGGCGCTGACCCCCGGACCCGACGACTTCGCCGAGCTGCTCGCGCTCGAGGTCGCGCCGGAGTCGCGGCGGAGCGGGGTCGCCCGCCGGCTCGTCGCCGCGGCGCTCTCCTACGCGAGCGTGCAGCGCATCCGCACGCTCCGCTTCCGCGTGCCGGTCCAGGCGGAGGCGGCCCTCGCCGCCGCCCGCTCGCTCGGCTTCACCGAGATCGACGGCTTCGGCGCGCACGTGGGCGACGACTCGGGCGTCTGCTTCGCGCGCTCGGTGCGATGA
- a CDS encoding DMT family transporter: protein MTPTAPPRQLGSGLLLALAAAAAFGLGGPFVKPLLEAGWSPSAAVLWRAGGAALILAIPAVLSLRGRWHVLRRNLGTVGLYGVFAVIAAQLCFYSAIEHMSVGVALLIEYLAPVFLVLFAWARTRRHPGRFTLAGSALALAGLVLVLDLSGESTPELVGVAWALTASLGLCVYYVIAGRIDPELPPIALTAGAMTVGAGLLLVLGVTGLVPLRATFGDVVFVGNDVPWFLPAAVILGMSTVLAYLLGIEGGSRLGTRIASFVGLTEVLFSIVAAWALLGELPAPIQFGGGALILAGVVLVRLQAEAPGAVAEERQESDGRPPVPLSTP, encoded by the coding sequence GTGACTCCCACTGCGCCACCGCGGCAGCTCGGCTCCGGCCTGCTCCTGGCCCTCGCCGCTGCCGCTGCGTTCGGCCTGGGCGGGCCCTTCGTCAAGCCGCTGCTCGAGGCGGGCTGGAGCCCTTCGGCGGCCGTGCTCTGGCGGGCCGGCGGCGCGGCGCTGATCCTCGCGATCCCGGCCGTGCTGTCGCTGCGCGGCCGCTGGCACGTGCTGCGCCGCAACCTCGGCACGGTCGGCCTCTACGGGGTCTTCGCCGTGATCGCCGCGCAGCTCTGCTTCTACAGTGCGATCGAGCACATGTCGGTCGGCGTCGCGCTCCTGATCGAGTACCTCGCACCCGTGTTCCTCGTCCTCTTCGCCTGGGCGCGCACCCGCCGCCACCCCGGTCGCTTCACCCTCGCCGGCTCTGCGCTGGCGCTGGCCGGTCTCGTGCTCGTGCTCGACCTCTCGGGCGAGTCCACTCCGGAGCTGGTCGGCGTCGCCTGGGCGCTGACCGCCTCGCTCGGCCTCTGCGTCTACTACGTGATCGCCGGCCGGATCGACCCGGAGCTGCCGCCGATCGCGCTCACCGCCGGAGCGATGACGGTCGGCGCCGGGCTCCTGCTCGTCCTCGGCGTCACCGGGCTCGTCCCGCTGCGGGCGACCTTCGGCGACGTCGTCTTCGTCGGGAACGACGTGCCGTGGTTCCTGCCCGCGGCGGTCATCCTCGGCATGTCCACGGTGCTCGCCTATCTGCTCGGGATCGAGGGCGGCTCGCGGCTCGGCACCCGCATCGCGTCCTTCGTCGGGCTGACCGAGGTGCTGTTCTCGATCGTCGCCGCCTGGGCCCTGCTCGGCGAGCTGCCGGCGCCGATCCAGTTCGGCGGCGGGGCGCTCATCCTGGCCGGAGTGGTGCTCGTGCGGCTGCAGGCGGAGGCGCCCGGCGCGGTGGCGGAGGAGCGGCAGGAGAGCGACGGCCGGCCTCCGGTCCCGCTGTCCACCCCCTGA
- a CDS encoding CGNR zinc finger domain-containing protein, with translation MVFAYDVEAALTSTAVLVNTLPELSQSGEDEMASVEQLDEFLLENRYTGSREHSTAELEAVRAVRAPLRSLWRSRAEEDLVAVVNGMLEDGRALPQLVRHGIFGWHLHATRDESPLATRIVVEAAMAFVDVIRGDERDRIRICAADDCEAVLVDFSRNRSKRYCDTGNCGNRANVAAYRARRASS, from the coding sequence ATGGTCTTCGCTTATGACGTGGAAGCGGCCCTCACCTCGACGGCGGTGCTCGTCAACACCCTCCCCGAGCTGTCGCAGTCCGGCGAGGACGAGATGGCGTCCGTCGAGCAGCTCGACGAGTTCCTGCTCGAGAACCGCTACACCGGCAGCCGCGAGCACAGCACCGCTGAGCTGGAGGCGGTCCGGGCCGTGCGCGCCCCGCTCCGCTCGCTCTGGCGCAGCCGCGCGGAGGAGGACCTGGTCGCCGTCGTCAACGGCATGCTCGAGGACGGCCGCGCCCTGCCGCAGCTGGTGCGTCACGGCATCTTCGGCTGGCACCTGCACGCGACCCGCGACGAGAGCCCGCTCGCGACCCGCATCGTGGTGGAGGCGGCGATGGCCTTCGTCGACGTCATCCGCGGCGACGAGCGCGACCGCATCCGGATCTGCGCGGCGGACGACTGCGAGGCGGTGCTCGTCGACTTCTCGCGCAACCGCTCGAAGCGCTACTGCGACACCGGCAACTGCGGCAACCGAGCGAACGTCGCGGCGTACCGGGCGCGGCGCGCGTCGAGCTGA
- a CDS encoding fasciclin domain-containing protein: protein MRSTKRTTLAAFALLGTAALGLTACSSGAGTTDAASDTASEMSTPMMTESATPMATMDPAANLVGSGCAAYAEQVPDGAGSVGGMALDPVATAASNNPLLKTLTAAVSGQLNPDVNLVDTLNGSEFTVFAPVDDAFAKLDAATLATLATPEGAATLSSVLTYHVVPGQIAPDDIDGTHTTVQGTDVTVTGSGDDIKVNDASVICGGVQTANATVYLIDTVLMPAA from the coding sequence ATGCGATCCACCAAGCGCACCACTCTCGCCGCGTTCGCCCTGCTCGGCACCGCCGCCCTCGGCCTCACCGCCTGCTCGTCCGGCGCCGGCACCACCGACGCCGCCAGCGACACCGCGTCCGAGATGTCGACCCCGATGATGACCGAGTCCGCCACCCCCATGGCGACCATGGACCCGGCCGCCAACCTCGTCGGCTCCGGCTGCGCCGCGTACGCCGAGCAGGTCCCGGACGGCGCCGGCTCGGTCGGCGGAATGGCCCTCGACCCGGTGGCCACCGCCGCGTCGAACAACCCGCTGCTCAAGACCCTGACCGCTGCGGTCTCCGGTCAGCTCAACCCCGACGTCAACCTCGTCGACACGCTGAACGGCAGCGAGTTCACCGTCTTCGCCCCCGTCGACGACGCGTTCGCCAAGCTCGACGCCGCGACGCTCGCCACGCTGGCCACCCCCGAGGGCGCTGCGACGCTCTCGTCGGTCCTGACCTACCACGTCGTCCCCGGCCAGATCGCCCCTGACGACATCGACGGCACCCACACCACCGTCCAGGGCACCGACGTCACCGTCACCGGCTCCGGCGACGACATCAAGGTGAACGACGCGTCGGTCATCTGCGGCGGCGTCCAGACCGCCAACGCGACCGTGTACCTCATCGACACGGTCCTCATGCCCGCTGCGTAA
- a CDS encoding DEAD/DEAH box helicase, which translates to MPKNKKPAGGRPAKNFEPNRFGASSGKSQLGGRARFAAPKSGSRSEGHRGYRPVDENAPKKARWNAEERAAKLTERGESRSSDRGADRPARSYDRTDRPARSFDRDARPARSNDRDDRPARSYDRGTDRPARSFDRDARPARSYDRSDRPARPNDRDDRPARSYDRSDRPARSFDRTDRPARSFDRTDRPARSSDRDDRPARSYDRDARPARTNDRDARPARSFDRTDRPARSSDRTERPARGFDRGTERPARGGYDRADRGPRRDSGSDFYPKRDGRASHQADDVVLERLEATATLAVDVEGVSFGDLGLGANIVRQLTQMGAASPFPIQAATIPEVLAGKDVLGRGKTGSGKTIAFGAPVVERLMENDGAKGRKPGRAPRALILAPTRELAMQIDRTIQPIARSVGLFTATIFGGVPQYKQVGALQRGVDIIIATPGRLEDLIEQGRLDLSTITVTVLDEADHMCDLGFLEPVQRILRQTKRGGQRLLFSATLDKGVATLVDEFLVEPSVHEVAGEDQASSSIDHRVLLIEHRDKGAIIEELAARAGKTLIFARTRAFAEQLAEQLEHADIPATSLHGDLNQSRRTRNLALLTSGRVDVLVATDVAARGIHVDDIDLVIQADAPDEYKTYLHRSGRTGRAGKKGTVVTLITRNRRHRMEELLERAEIRADMIQAYPGDRVLAEISAGE; encoded by the coding sequence ATGCCCAAGAACAAGAAGCCCGCCGGCGGACGCCCCGCCAAGAACTTCGAGCCGAACCGCTTCGGCGCCTCGAGCGGCAAGTCCCAGCTCGGCGGACGCGCGCGGTTCGCCGCGCCCAAGTCCGGCTCGCGCAGCGAGGGCCACCGCGGCTACCGCCCCGTCGACGAGAACGCGCCCAAGAAGGCGCGCTGGAACGCCGAGGAGCGCGCCGCCAAGCTGACGGAGCGGGGAGAGTCCCGCAGCAGCGACCGCGGTGCAGACCGCCCGGCCCGCTCCTACGACCGGACCGACCGCCCCGCGCGCAGCTTCGATCGCGACGCGCGTCCCGCGCGCTCGAACGACCGCGACGACCGTCCCGCCCGCTCGTACGACCGCGGCACCGACCGCCCGGCGCGCAGCTTCGACCGCGACGCACGCCCGGCCCGTTCCTACGACCGGTCCGACCGTCCGGCCCGTCCGAACGACCGCGACGACCGTCCGGCCCGTTCCTACGACCGCAGCGACCGTCCCGCGCGCAGCTTCGACCGCACGGATCGCCCGGCGCGCTCCTTCGACCGCACCGATCGCCCCGCCCGCTCCTCCGATCGCGACGACCGCCCGGCCCGCTCGTACGACCGTGACGCCCGTCCGGCCCGCACGAACGACCGCGACGCCCGTCCCGCGCGCAGCTTCGACCGCACCGATCGCCCCGCCCGCTCCTCCGACCGCACCGAGCGCCCGGCGCGCGGCTTCGACCGCGGGACCGAGCGCCCCGCCCGCGGCGGCTACGACCGCGCCGACCGCGGCCCGCGCCGCGACTCCGGCTCGGACTTCTACCCCAAGCGCGACGGCCGCGCCTCGCACCAGGCCGACGACGTCGTGCTCGAGCGCCTCGAGGCGACCGCCACGCTCGCCGTCGACGTCGAGGGCGTCAGCTTCGGCGACCTCGGTCTCGGCGCGAACATCGTCCGCCAGCTGACCCAGATGGGCGCGGCCTCGCCGTTCCCGATCCAGGCGGCGACGATCCCCGAGGTCCTCGCCGGCAAGGACGTCCTCGGCCGCGGCAAGACGGGCTCGGGCAAGACGATCGCGTTCGGCGCCCCCGTCGTCGAGCGCCTGATGGAGAACGACGGAGCGAAGGGCCGCAAGCCCGGCCGTGCGCCGCGCGCCCTCATCCTCGCGCCGACCCGCGAGCTGGCGATGCAGATCGACCGCACCATCCAGCCGATCGCACGCTCCGTCGGCCTGTTCACCGCGACGATCTTCGGCGGCGTGCCGCAGTACAAGCAGGTCGGCGCCCTGCAGCGCGGCGTGGACATCATCATCGCCACCCCGGGCCGCCTCGAGGACCTGATCGAGCAGGGTCGCCTCGACCTCTCGACCATCACCGTGACCGTCCTCGACGAGGCCGACCACATGTGCGACCTCGGCTTCCTCGAGCCGGTGCAGCGGATCCTCCGCCAGACCAAGCGCGGCGGCCAGCGCCTGCTCTTCTCGGCCACCCTCGACAAGGGCGTCGCGACGCTCGTCGACGAGTTCCTCGTCGAGCCGAGCGTGCACGAGGTCGCAGGCGAGGACCAGGCGTCCTCGAGCATCGACCACCGCGTCCTCCTGATCGAGCACCGCGACAAGGGCGCGATCATCGAGGAGCTCGCGGCGCGCGCCGGCAAGACGCTGATCTTCGCCCGCACCCGCGCGTTCGCCGAGCAGCTCGCCGAGCAGCTCGAGCACGCCGACATCCCGGCGACCAGCCTGCACGGCGACCTCAACCAGTCGCGCCGCACCCGCAACCTCGCGCTGCTGACCAGCGGCCGGGTCGACGTCCTCGTCGCGACCGACGTCGCCGCGCGCGGCATCCACGTCGACGACATCGACCTGGTCATCCAGGCCGACGCCCCCGACGAGTACAAGACCTACCTGCACCGCTCCGGCCGCACCGGCCGCGCGGGCAAGAAGGGCACGGTCGTCACGCTGATCACGCGCAACCGCCGCCACCGCATGGAGGAGCTGCTCGAGCGCGCCGAGATCCGCGCCGACATGATCCAGGCCTACCCGGGCGACCGGGTGCTGGCGGAGATCAGCGCCGGCGAGTAG
- a CDS encoding copper resistance CopC family protein: MTVALRRGGRLVLAAAAIGLIGSVAAAAPASAHNYLVSTTPAADSTVTEQPGTLALTTNDDLLVLGNDGAAAALRVVGPDGLYYGDGCVSVVGPEASMPLELGAAGAYEVTWQVVSTDGHPVSGQYGFDWQPGAGVALAEGSESIPDCNGTVAVSDASAPSADEAEAATGSDPALLGDVLWIGGALVAVVAAIGITLLVLRRRPQS, encoded by the coding sequence GTGACGGTCGCTCTCCGGAGGGGCGGACGGCTCGTCCTGGCCGCCGCCGCGATCGGGCTGATCGGCTCGGTCGCGGCGGCGGCGCCCGCCAGTGCGCACAACTACCTCGTGTCGACGACGCCCGCCGCCGACTCGACGGTGACCGAGCAGCCCGGCACCCTCGCACTGACGACGAACGACGACCTGCTGGTCCTCGGCAACGACGGAGCCGCCGCGGCGCTGCGCGTCGTCGGGCCGGACGGCCTCTACTACGGCGACGGCTGCGTCAGCGTCGTCGGACCGGAGGCGTCCATGCCGCTCGAGCTGGGCGCGGCCGGCGCCTACGAGGTGACCTGGCAGGTCGTCTCGACCGACGGGCACCCGGTCTCCGGGCAGTACGGCTTCGACTGGCAGCCGGGAGCGGGCGTCGCGCTGGCCGAGGGCTCCGAGTCGATCCCGGACTGCAACGGCACCGTCGCGGTGTCCGACGCCTCGGCGCCGTCCGCCGACGAGGCCGAGGCGGCGACCGGGTCCGACCCGGCGCTGCTCGGTGACGTGCTGTGGATCGGCGGCGCGCTGGTCGCCGTCGTCGCGGCGATCGGGATCACCCTGCTCGTGCTGCGGAGGCGACCGCAGAGCTGA
- a CDS encoding XRE family transcriptional regulator, with protein MTDALSPRDLVASALRRERGRLGLSISEIARRAGIAKSTLSQLEAGEGNPSLETLWALGGALGVPFSHLVEPPRRSVQLIRAGEGPRIASATADYAATLLSACPPGARRDVYRITAEPGAARNSDAHARGTVEHLILSSGRALAGPADDPVELAPGDCLSYPGDEPHVFDALEPGTSAVLVSEHV; from the coding sequence ATGACCGACGCCCTCTCACCCCGCGACCTGGTCGCCTCCGCCCTGCGCCGCGAGCGCGGGCGCCTCGGCCTGAGCATCTCCGAGATCGCCCGCCGCGCCGGGATCGCCAAGTCGACGCTCTCGCAGCTCGAGGCCGGCGAGGGCAACCCGAGTCTCGAGACGCTCTGGGCGCTCGGCGGCGCGCTCGGGGTGCCGTTCTCGCACCTGGTCGAGCCGCCCCGGCGGTCCGTGCAGCTGATCCGCGCCGGCGAGGGCCCGCGGATCGCCTCGGCCACCGCCGACTACGCCGCCACCCTGCTCAGCGCCTGCCCGCCCGGCGCCCGCCGCGACGTCTACCGCATCACCGCCGAGCCCGGAGCGGCGCGGAACTCGGACGCGCACGCTCGCGGCACCGTCGAGCACCTGATCCTCTCCTCCGGCCGCGCCCTGGCCGGCCCGGCCGACGACCCGGTCGAGCTCGCACCCGGCGACTGCCTGTCCTACCCGGGTGATGAGCCGCACGTCTTCGACGCCCTCGAGCCGGGGACGAGCGCGGTGCTGGTGTCGGAGCACGTCTAG
- a CDS encoding alpha/beta hydrolase — protein sequence MREPTRPTRSIALVAATLALLAGGLAGCSSAPVSQPIAQAAGVAAVTAYDDVPVTAGLVYDEATGQALDVCSPVDAASGAALPAVLVVHGGSWTRGDKADPNWRPLCQWLASEGFVAVSVNYRLAPADVFPAQIQDVSAALDWILAPAQTARFGIDPSRVAAFGGSAGGNLVSMLGTDDALTADGTGTSRLAAVVDLSGPADLTAAGLADDDPIVGVGAAVRGYLDCADLDDCAVAGEASPIAHVDGSEPPFLIAHSAGERVALSQSQDFAEALDAAGASVDFVVVPGTRHSIAMLDDSLRRTVVEFLHAQLATPDVQTLSLEPAEPAAAPAS from the coding sequence ATGCGCGAGCCCACCCGACCCACGCGATCGATCGCCCTCGTCGCGGCGACCCTGGCACTGCTCGCGGGAGGCCTCGCCGGCTGCTCGAGCGCCCCGGTCTCGCAGCCGATCGCCCAGGCGGCCGGCGTCGCCGCCGTCACCGCCTACGACGACGTCCCCGTCACCGCCGGACTCGTCTACGACGAGGCGACCGGCCAGGCGCTCGACGTCTGCTCACCGGTCGACGCGGCCAGCGGAGCCGCCCTCCCCGCGGTGCTCGTCGTGCACGGCGGCAGCTGGACCCGCGGCGACAAGGCCGACCCCAACTGGCGCCCGCTCTGCCAATGGCTCGCCTCCGAGGGCTTCGTCGCCGTCTCGGTGAACTACCGCCTCGCCCCGGCAGACGTCTTCCCCGCGCAGATCCAGGACGTCTCGGCCGCGCTCGACTGGATCCTCGCGCCGGCGCAGACCGCGCGCTTCGGCATCGATCCGTCCCGCGTCGCCGCGTTCGGCGGCTCAGCCGGCGGCAACCTCGTCTCGATGCTCGGCACGGACGACGCGCTGACCGCCGACGGCACCGGCACCTCGCGCCTCGCCGCGGTCGTCGACCTCAGCGGCCCCGCGGATCTCACCGCAGCGGGCCTCGCCGACGACGACCCGATCGTCGGCGTCGGCGCCGCGGTCCGCGGATACCTGGACTGCGCCGACCTCGACGACTGCGCCGTCGCCGGCGAGGCGTCCCCGATCGCGCACGTCGACGGCTCCGAGCCGCCCTTCCTCATCGCCCACTCGGCCGGCGAGCGCGTCGCGCTGAGCCAGTCGCAGGACTTCGCCGAGGCGCTCGACGCGGCGGGCGCGAGCGTCGACTTCGTCGTCGTGCCCGGCACCCGGCACTCGATCGCGATGCTCGACGACTCGCTCCGCCGCACCGTCGTCGAGTTCCTGCACGCGCAGCTCGCCACTCCGGACGTGCAGACCCTCTCGCTCGAGCCCGCCGAGCCGGCGGCGGCGCCCGCGTCGTGA